A segment of the Zingiber officinale cultivar Zhangliang chromosome 8B, Zo_v1.1, whole genome shotgun sequence genome:
TCGCCGGCAGCCGtcggattcctcccttgccaaGATCAGGTCTGTCTTCAAGGCGCTTCCTAGTATCTCCTACTACTCCGACCGGCTGATTCCTTTCAGTCGGCGTTTTCCGTCAGCAGATTCGTTGATTCTTGTTGGTGTTCGCTTCCTGCCGATTAATTCGAGCCAAATCAGGTTGCATATTGATTTCTCAGGATATATACTTCTTCGACGTTGGGTGAATTTCAGTGTTTCGTCCCTCTAGGTTTTCTCTTCGCTGTCGCCCTTTTCTTGTGTTTAGGGTTTCTTCGTGAATACCCGATTTTTAGGATTTCCTCGCGTTATGGCAGCTGGTCGGCATAGTGGGTTTAGAGATCTTGAGTTCTGGGACCGGGAGGCAGATGTAGAGCTATCGGGGAGGAAGGATTATTACCGGGATCGTTTACATGATGGCGGCCTCCGTGGGTACGAAGGACGGGGTGATCAAGATTTGCGTGATAGGATTGGGGTTGCGCAAAGAGGCACCAAGAATAAGGAAGTGATTAATGGCTCCCATCACACCCTCTATTCGAGCAATTCTAGTGAGGGAAGCAAGAACAGTCAGAAAATGAAACGTCACTCGGGGAAAGACGTGGACCGAGAGACTGGGGAGTTGTCCAGTGGAAGCGGATCAGATGATGCTCAAGCACCTATCTCGAAGATCCAGGAGAATGTGTCACAGAATCAGGACAATGAGAATTACTCGATGGATAGCAAGAAGCGCAAATTCTCTCCAATCATTTGGGATAGAGATGACACTAAGCGATCCACTGTTGCCACTTCTAGCAGTAAGAACACTAGGATTGACAATGATACCCTGCCTCCACCACCTCCACGGCCTCAGGGGTTTGTTCCGCCTTATTCTCTCGATGATGTTTTACCGTCTGCTAAGAGTTCGTCACCTTTTGATTCAGTTGCCCCTGTCGAGCCATCCCAATACTTTCTGGCAAGTACTAATCAGGAGGAAAATCTGGTGGATGATTTTGAAGATGAACCTATGCCAGCTCAGAGTATCTCTTTCTCCAGATGGGCAGATGGAAACAGTTCTTTCGATGATGGAGGTGAAAATTTCAAGGTGGACGTAGTGACTAAAAGGAAAAAGAGTAGCCCTTTGTCTGGTTCAGCAGGGCAGCATTTGCACAAGAAAATGGGTACACCTAAGTTAGTCGAGGTTAACATGGCAGAAATTTCTGGAGTGACTTTGGCTAAACTATCTGATTCAAGGGAACATGAAAACCATGATGGCGATGCTGAGTTGGGAATAAATGATGATATGGATGTTGACCATGTTGGGTCTAATGGAAGTTCTAGCAATCAAATTTCTGAAACAGACTCTGAAGATGAGGACCAGAAGTCTGAGACACCAGATCCAGCACAACCACCTATAAGATGTATAAATATGTTGCAGGGTTGTAGAAGTGTTGATGTGTTTGAAAGGCTTAATAAAATAGATGAAGGTACCTATGGGGTTGTCTACAGAGCAAAGGATAAAAAGACAGGGGAGATAGTGGCACTGAAAAAAGTCAAAATGGAAAAGGAGACTGAGGGTTTTCCTCTCACTGCACTTAGGGAGATAAATGTATTGTTATCTTTTCATCATCCTTCAGTTGTGGATGTTAAGGAAGTTGTTGTTGGTAGCAGTCTGGACAAAATTTTTATGGTTATGGAATACATGGAACATGATTTGAAGGCACTGATGGAGACCATGAAACAACCATTTAGTCAGAGTGAGGTAAAATGCTTGATGTTGCAGCTGTTTTCAGGTGTCAATTACCTTCATGACAACTGGGTACTCCATAGGTAGTCCCATGTTTCCactttttttgtgttttttttttccttattgcGTTTATCTTCCTCTTTATatactctttttgatgtatgaattATTCTTCCTTTTAGGGATTTGAAGACATCAAATCTTCTTTTAAACAATCGTGGAGAATTAAAGATATGTGACTTTGGTTTGGCTCGCCAATATGGAAGTCCTTTGAAACCTTACAGTCCATTGGTGGTCACATTATGGTACAGGTATGTAGTGTTTTGATACCCTGTTCATCATGTGTACTGGTGTGTTTTATGATTTCGTATTCTTTCTTTAGGAATCTGTGGCACCATTGCTTTTAGATTGTGTTTTTTGACATCCTAACATCCTTGATCTTTTGTGATGATATAGGGCACCTGAACTTCTACTAGGGGCCAAGGAGTATTCCACTGCTATTGACATGTGGTCTTTAGGGTGTATAATGGCAGAGCTTCTAGCAAAGGAACCATTATTTAATGGGAAATCTGAACATGATCAACTTGACAAGGTTTATttctaaaacaattttctctGCTCTTAGTTTTATGTTTCTTTGAAGGGGAACCTTGGCACAACAGTAAAGTTGTTGCCGTTTGGAGGTCACGAGTTCAAGTCTCGGAAACAACCTCTTTCAAAGTAGGGTAAGACTGCATACAATAGACCCTTCCCGTTGATCCCACATTGGTGGGAGCTTTGTGCATCGAGTTGTcctttagttttatttttctttatctcCTCTAATGTATTTGTCTTGCAGATATTTAGGACACTTGGTACTCCGAATGAAAAGATATGGCCTGGAATTGCTAAACTACCTGGTGCTAAAGTTAATTTTGTCAAGCAACCGTAAGTATTAACTGTCTAATTCCTCTTTTGTTTGGTTGACCTGCAAATTTTTTTGTTTGGCTTGCTTCATTCTTATTAACACCATCCTTTTCCAGGCCTCAAGCTATGGTTGATCATGCCTAAGCTTTATGGCTTGCTTTGGTGGCTCTAGCACTTAGGTGAAGTGTTCTTGATTATTTTAGTTTGTTTAGTGAATTGTTTCCTTTTTCAGGTACAACAAGCTACGAGAAAAGTTTCCTCCCACATCCTTTTTCGGACGTCCAACCCTTTCTGAAGCTGGATTTGACTTGCTAAACAGACTTTTGACATATGACCCTGAGAAGGTAAATACTGAAACAAATTTTATTGAGAAAGTTCCATTCTCTATTTGTACTATTTTTCTGTTTGCAATATTGATTAGTTTGCTGTGAATGTAGCGAATAACTGCTGAAGCTGCTCAAAATCATCCCTGGTTCCAGGAGGTTCCTTTGCCCAAGTCAAAAGATTTTATGCCTACTTTTCCTGCTCAACATGCTCAAGATCGGTATGTAAAGAAGTTTAACAAAATTAAGATCAAGTCCCTATGATTTCGATATGCAACTGACTATGATCGTCATCTTATTTAATATTCAGACGACAAAGAAGAATAATGAAGAGCCCAGATCCACTTGCAGAACAGCGGAAGAAAGAACTGCAGCTAGGTGACCTCGGCCTTTCTACCCTATTTGGTTAGACAACAGATGCAAAACACTGCACAAGGTTGCTTTGGTCAGAGAATACCTAAACGACACTTTATTCAGTAACTTCCTTGGTGAGAAATTCACGTGACATTGTGTAACTTTGTTAGTGTCAGACAACAATTGATGATGCTGTTTAGCAGGTACTTGATACTGGATATTATTTCCTATTCTCATGAAAACAGTAGCCATGTCGGCTTTTCTTTTGCGGCCGCAACTATAAAGTGCATCTTTAAAGGGTAGGCTATTTAATTTTATACAGGATGATCAATTCCCTATGAGACATGTATATGCAACATTTGTCTGGAAAATTGTAAGCGTTGCTTCTTGAGATTGGATTAGTATCAAACAGTTATTGATATTGACCATGTTTGATTCTGttactttttgattttttttttcgtaCTGTGTTTGCAAGAGTTGATCAGTTGATGCGGTGGGTCATTGTTATACCTGGTGTCAAGCACTCAATAGCTTTCTACTCAAAAGGTAATTCATTGTCAACTGATGTTTAAGATCAGGAGAAGAATCACATTTCCATCATTTTCTGAGTATATCGCTGACAAACTACTTTactgtatatatttttaagatttggTACTTCAGAgaattttctctttttatttgtTTCTCACACACTTGTTTTAGGTGATTATGTAAGCTCATCATCTACCATGTCATTGATTATTTTGTGTATTTTGTAATATATGGATAGTTGGTGTTTTTGGAATTTGATAAAAATGCTTATTGAATAGTTGATGATCAGCTAACCTGTCCTAGCTGCTAACGGCAATAAGATCGGGGTTAGTGATACTAGACTCTAGTAGAAATGATTCTTTAAGAAAATCTGCACCTTATGGATACCTTATGTTTTTAACCTAAAAACTAAATTTTTGTAATAACTTGCATGGTTAATGACTTCCTCTTCCTTGAATAAATGTGTTATGCTTATCTCATTAAAGCACTTGACCAATTCACATGTTTAATATTCTTAAAAGCATATCATGACTATTTTTTGTTATATCATAATTTGAACCTTAAATTGAAATTGCCATCTGCCTCAGGAAGATGAATGTTTGCCCATAGTTCTCCATTTCAATTCCCTTAAGCTGTCCGTGAAACCAAATTAATCCATCCTTGATGGCTATTGCTAGACATCCGAGGATAGATTTGTCACACAAACCTGCACCCAACACCCTAAGCAAGCATCACAATATCTTATAACAACGTTCCAGAAGCATTGGAGTAGTCATTCCTTAGTTTGATCCATCCTACCTCTGGCTGATACCAACTTATTTTTGGTGTATTATCAAGGATGACTCCTCAGATTACATGTGCTTTTGGTATACTTGGTAGTCATATTAAGAATTTTGTTGCAGGTTGCATGTTCCCTTTCTAGGATGCCCAACAATTTCTTGTGCATCTTGCTTTCAAATTAATACGTCAAGCCATTGCAATTAAAAGAGTTTATGTTAGGATGGATTAGTCTAGCTTGTTTCCATTGTTGGAAGAATTCAAATTGCACATGTTGCCATGTATGGAACTTCTTTTTCCATGATGCTTTGGTTACTTGACTGTATCAACTCATTATCCGACTTGCACAACCATTTGACACACAAGATCACAATGCTTAGCCGCATAAAATGTGAATGAGTGGATACTTTGGGAGCTTGACTTCTATAAAACAACTCGCACTACAATGCCAAGATCACTGGTGTCACCTTAGCCAAGTGTCTGACCATCATACTGTCCATTCTCTAACATTGCATTTTCACCTCAGCAACATCTTTAAAGATGCTGGTTTTTAGTCACTTGTTACAATTTTGTATTAGTTCGGTTGTTGCTTTACCATGCTGGAGAAAGACTGTCTGAAAATTGGGGGTTCCAGCCGGCTGCATCAGGTTCTTCTTACTCTTAACATTAGCTTACAGGATGAAGTGAGACGGTAAGCGACGGCTGCGTGGGATCTCACCTCAATTATGTCAATGCATCACAGCATCAGGCTCAGTTAATTAttggtatatttttatattcaaTTGCACAGATGTCCTGAGGTCGTTGCTTGTCTTGTAATGTATGTACTGTGATCTCGATATAGATACTTTTCGTAGTCGTGTAGGTTGTTTTAATCttcattattatttattttgccttTTAGTTATGCCAGTTTTTTGGTATTTTAATTAGGTTAACTTAATCTCGCATGCATTCACTGAGGTGGTTGCAATTTTGTGTGTATGATTCAAACGTAAAGTAGGTTCTGTAATTTAAATGTAGAGATGGAGTTCGAAAGGCTAAACATGGATagtcttataaaaaaaatagggcAAGCAGTTGATCATGGTGCTGACCTAATAGTTGTCGCCCATGAATTATTTAATGTCAAATTGAGCCAAATTGAGCCAACTTCACAGGAAGCTTGAAGGGTTTTATGGTGGTCTcttcggggcggtgcgatggttaagacatggggtgttgtcacatgaggtcttgggatcgaaattcggcgtgaccgagcataactttccccatgtcttggtcattagcactaatggctagtagtcactcgtgatttacttcctctgtGTTGGTCTAAGaacgggttgacgggggcgctgagggcgagcgaatcgccttttgccacattgaAGGGTTTTATggtagtcattattccaaaggtaaATAGtggtccgtgatttatctcctccgtttTGATCTTGGGACAGGTTAGCGGGGACGCTGGagacgagcgtattcgtcttttttgTCATAATTGAAGGGTTTTATGGTGGGCGTCTGGGTTGATTGCTGCgcgtgcttcccgatttatcctggtggtcGGTGGAAAATTTTTGTGGGGTCGGGTCGGTCAccccagggatagtcaatgaggttaactgggattatcattttttttttgaagggCTTTATGGCGTCCCTTTggatgagtctagtggctagcgcatgaggtgttgtcgtcatgaggtttggggttcaaatctcgataaagtcgagataaatgtctctcttatgtgttagtcactattccaaagactagtagccgtccgtgatttacctcatccgtgttggccctggaatGTTGGGGGCGAGCGTGTTTACCTTTTGTCACCTTGAAGGATTTTATGGTTTGTATCATCCTCTCTTTTTGTTTCCGAGTAGGAATGGGTTGGTTAGTATGGAATAGAATTACTATCATAGGATAAGAGTTCAAATCACGGTAAAatcgagagaaaaaaaaaatcctttatgCGCtggttaattataattttttttatttttcttttcacaaAATGGTCATAGGACCTATCGTATGAAGTTGCTGGATGACAGATTTAAATATCGTGATGTTGAGCCGCTTAATTCCTACCAATCTGACTCATTCTTAGATTTAGTTTGTCCACCAACCTTGCTCATGCTCTAGACTTAGTTTACCCTAGTGGATGGATATGAAAGGCTAAGAGAAGAATAGAAAACGGAGAAAGGTGAGAAAAGAGGAAAACAGTTGTTTACCAAACCAATGAAAGATGTAATAATTAAGCCATaaggccttttttttttttttttttttttttttttttttttttgggtttgaTCAAATTTATCTCCACGGGAGTCCAATTGAATAgaggatgataaatttattataataaaatatgaatcaaTTTTTGATGAGCATGTgttcttaggatttttttttttttaatctctagTCATTTGACAAACGATTATAAATTGAttctatgatttatttttttttacataatttgGGAATGAAATATGAGAGACGTTGGTAATGATTGTAATCAACTGTTGCTAccatttatttaataaattcaactTGTTTTtgatactaaacgacctccattCAACCTTGTTTAATCCCAGTCCTCTCACAACCTCGATCCACCTTATCAATGATTTTCCTCATCCaattatgataaatttataagaattttttctctaaatgggaCACGCAACTAAAGGAATCATCTTGTACTACCCATTACGAGCACTTTCTAATTTATCTGATagtcgatgaaaaattttcataaaatcaTATTCATCATCCCAGACTCAATATTATTCAACCTCAATATTATTCaacctgattaattattttttttcctcatcAAGCATTAGTTGACAATTAACTTTGCTAGCATGCCCAATTGACTTTAACAACATGTAACATGCCGTGAATCAACCCCAATCAATTTTGCCATGTGTTTGCTCGTTACTTGATCAATCTCGTTGATCTTGCTAATCGGtgcaaagaggagattttatcttgACACGTTTCCAAATTATAGCACAAGTAATTTGGAGATAGATAGGACAATCAAATAATCAAAAGATGCctctaaattttacaaaaaaatcatttttatttttatttatcaaaaggGGTCGTATTCCACCGGCCCTTCGTAAGATAATATAGCTACCATCAAATATACTATTTAGTATTATTATCTTTGATTATATATATTAAATcctgaattaatttaaaatattattgtaACTCTAATACATatttaatcttttaaaaatattcatagtgtaacaattatgattttataattattataatacagATTCAAATATATTCATTTATCATTCATGTTGCAGCAATTGTTACAACACAGATTCAATCTATTCACTTAACATTCATATTATAACagttatgaaattataattattataatatttataataattataattttataattgttataatatatcTAATTGTGATAAAAGCCATTGTTTCATTTTACAAGGACTCGGAGGATGGAAtactttattaataaaaaataaaaaagaaatgcaaAACAGGAGCGCTttgttttttattgtttttttgcccaaaatcatatCAGCAAAAGAGATTTTGAGGCCTCCAACATTAGAATTATTAGTGTTAATTTTTATCTTAATTTGCACTAATGGGATTATTTGACTGTATTAAATCATGAATTCAGTCTAGAGCAATCATTCCTCTTAAGCTATTTCCTTGAGAGTGAGCTCCATGTGCACGCATTGAAAGCTATCATGATTTCCATGAACTAATTTCGATATTCTCTTTGGATGACCCGACATCTCAAGATTAGGGTCCTGTCCTGATACAGACAACCAATAAACAGTGAGCAGTATCTATTAAATAATTTACATACAAGCTGAGTTTACAAATGCTCAAGGACCATTGCTGTCTGCATTGAAAGATCAATAGGCATCATACTGTAATAACCAAGCATATAAAAACACAATAAACAAATTTCAAACCAAACTCAATGCATGATACAACTACCACTCTCCTCTATATGGAAAAGAAGCGgaagaaaaataagaagaaaggGCCCCAACTCACCCTACTTTATCTTTTTAATCTAACTGTATACCTGGATCTGGAGCTGGAAATGGAATATATGACATAATACAGCTTTCAAGCCATCAGTTCTACCATAATCAGACCCAACCACCATCCCTCCTTGACACACCCCTCTTGCCCCACAGGAGAAGTGGACTACCAACaacaacaaatttaaagaaaaaaaaccccaccacaaaaaaaaaaacaaaaactggGCCCAGGAAGCCATTAGTAGACTGCTTCTACGCAGTCTACGCAGCCACCAAAATATGGTACCAGGAGCCCATTTTCACCTGGTACGAGTATCACTAACTCGCGTCCGAGCTCATTGTTTATGGCCATCACAAGCAAATTTGAAACCTTCAACTCCAGTTTATAGCCTTCATCTGTTAGAAACATAATTTCAAGTGAATTAGTAACTAGAAATGCTTTTTGAAGCTGTTGTTGTTAAATTTGACAAAATCAGAAAGAAATATAACTTCTTTCCTATATTATGGGTGTACATATCCATCCAGATGTTTTCTTGCAATTAACACTTTTTATACATTCCTCTCAAGATGAATAAGATGAAGACAAAAAATCAAAAATCATATTCAGTGTCTAGAATGGCCATTGATTGTTATGCAGGGGACAAAAAACATACATGATGTTTAACAGCTAGCAAATGAGGAACACGACAACAAAGGGGGTTCATTCCCGTTAATAATAATGTGCAATTAAAAGGTATAAGCATTATTGACATTACCTTCAATTTGGGCATGTTATGTTGACAACAAAGCAAGAGCATTAGATGAGTTTGTTGTTCGAAGTTCCACATTCCGCAGATCACGAAGATTTTCTAAAATCTCTTGAAGAAGATGAATTCCTTTGTCTCCTTTATTCAAGGAATTGATACAGTGCTTTACAAACTCTCTATCACCCTGAAGAGCATCTAGCCTCTCATAAAGGTAGTCGACCTCTTCCATGATTGCTAGCTTCTGTCGATCTTCTACACGATGAGAAAGTGCTTCAGGAGCCGCATCAATTGCATCATCTACATGTCCATCATTCACtgcatcaaaaagaggaagaagcctcttccCTTTACTACCCATACTCTTTGGTTCACCATTCTGCTTCCTGTCTTCTGAATTGTCTGAAAAACCATTCTCATAATCATGTAGGACACCATCAATATGATGCCCCATTGATTCTGAATCTTGAGGGTCTTCATCTTCCATTGTAATAAGCTTCCTCTCCAACTCCTTAAGTTGCTCAAGAATGGACAGTCTCTCTTCCTCAAAATCAGCCAATGATTCCTTAAGAGCATTTAGGTGCATTTTGGTGGCTTGGTCTGTCCCTGAACTTAATACGTCACCAGCAGGAGTATTTTGATGGTTTCCTTCAGAGTTATCTGCAAACTCATCCTTCTCATGGGATTCAATCGAGAAGTCAGCAATTATGTCTTCAGCACTTGAAGAAGCAGAAGGTGTTTCATGCCTTCCAATCACCTTATTGGATCCCATCTGTCTCCTCTCCTTCGTTTCATAATGCAGCAGTTTCTTTCTATACATTTCAAGCTCCTTCTCCAACTCTTGGTTTTCCTTCTCCCTCTTGACCATCAGCTCATTCAGAAGCTGCAAAGCTTCCTGGTCATACTCTGATTGTTCATCCATCATCCGCTGATATTGCAATGCTTCCATTTGCATAGCAGCTTTCTCTTCTTGAAGCCTGGTTATCATAGCCATAGTTTGGTTAGCAGCAATGGCTGCAGCACTTCTCTCTTCCTCAAGTTCCGCATACAATGCAGTCAGGGCCTTTCGTTCTGCTTGTAGAGAAGCTTTAAGCTGATCCATAGTCATCGTATCACAGCCTTCAAACTCACTGGCAACACTTCCATCCAGGGACTCTGTCCCAGATTCTCTTTTACCAATCAGGAACCTCCTACTCATATATTGAACACCATCAGAGTAAGTCGGTGTCTCAGGAGTTCTATCCTCTTCAATTTCATTGTTTTCCAAAAATTCAGATATATGGTTTGTGTTCTCATTTGCTGCAGTTTCTTTGACAAACAGATGGAATATAATTAGGCACTTTAAGCATACAGATTCATATATATTTTTCGAAAAAATGTGAATATCTAGAACATCAAACCAAAAGAATGATCTAAAAGCGTTACCTTGGTCCATGGTAGTCTTTTCATCATTCTCCACTGAGTCTTGATCTTGTGTGCTTTCTGAAACCAATGTTGGCTTGTAAGTGAGGGTACTTTCAATGTGTTCCTTGTCACAAATCTCACTTCCTATTGATATATCAGAATTAGTATCTGCACCAGTACATATAATGCCTTCTCAGCTTACACCCATCAGAAAAATCTAACTTGATAGATAAAAGTGAGAGATCCATATTTATTGAAACCAATAAAACTGAATAAGAAACTTTACAAAATTGATAAAAGTTGCTTTCTTTAGAATGACTATGCTACCTTTTGTTCCAGAAAGATCTTCCTCACTAGGTCCTTCAAGTGTAACAACTGATGTTGCCTGTGGAGCAATGACTTGTTGATCAGAAAGGAGCACTGAAGGATGAGGAACTGCAGAATTATGGACCAGTATATCATCTGTTTCAGTTGTCAGGCCTTCAGTCATGGAACATTCTTTCTCTTCAACAGTTTCATCCATTTTTTTGGATGCTACTAATGCGTTCTCCTCCTCTGGAATGCCATGTTGTTGAGCTCTTTGTACCTCAGAAGAACCCAATTCCTTCTCTACAATGCTGTGAATAATAGACCCTGCCGCTTGCTTCACTTCGTCGAGTTCACAAACCAATACAGTCGGAATCTCTGTCATAGAGTCAATCAGTTCAATCGGGACCAATCGATCCTCCATGGCACATATGTGACCCGGAATGGAAGTGAGGACTTGAATGGATGCGTCCTCCACCAAATGACAGGCTTCAAGGATAAGAgaaaattcttcttcttcctccacgaTAGCAGCAGTGGCGTGCTCCCCGTCCTCATCCTCCTtcttttcctcctcttcttctcctggaAATATTTCAGCTTGGCCGGAATCAACTACTTCCTCCAACTTTTCCTCGCCCAAGGCGATGTCTTTCTCAAGGGCATTTGGACCATCGACTTCCAAATGGTCGACCATGTTCCCCGCCTGCTCATACTCCATTAGTCCCCAAGACTGCTTGGAGACGAAGTAGGGAGAAAAGAACCCACTCTCCAGGACGACACCACAACACGAGCATCGCAGATCCTTCTCCCCCTCCTCGCTCCTCTTCATCCACGCCATCAAGGCCGGCGCGCCGGCCGGCCTCGACGACGTCGGGCAGCAATCCTCGCACATCTCCCCGACCTCCGCCAGCCTCCGGTGACGATCGCAGTACCCTAACCCGGAAACCTCAGCGGCATGGTCCGGGCACACTAGGTCGCGGCAGGCGCTCCCCTGCCTCCAGCGGCGCCCGTCGTCCGCACTCTCGAAGAGATGGTCCACCCGCGAACAGAAGACGCAGGGGGGCTGGAGACCGAAGTAGGCGGCGAATCGTCCGATGAGATAGGCAAATAGGCCGTTGATGAGGAGAAGCGCGATCAGCGTCCATTCCAGAACGGCGTACACCAGTATGACCGCCAGCTTATGAGTGTTTCGGGGAAAGGAAGCCGCAAACTTGTTAGCCGCCATGGATGTGTAGATCTATCTCCCGGCCTCTCACTCTCTTACACTGCGCGATGCTTCGGTGTGGTTGTGCACATCAAAAGCTCGCTTCGACACACTGCGCCATACGCCGAGGAGAAGCCGAACAAGAGAACAGAGGAGGAAGAGATCGACGGGATAAGAAGCAAACCTGCGTGAATTCTTCAAGTCggcgagaaggaggaggagggggaagACGAAGGTAAAGAAAAAGCAAGAAGAAGGGATCAAAAAGGCGGAAGGGTCGAATAAGTTGTATTATTTACAAATTGACTCCTGTTTTATAAACTAATTGCAAACTTACACGACCGTGTATTTGAACATTACTTTAAACGGAAGGAGTAATTAGTATTTAGATACCAGAAAAGGTATAAATTagtaaaaaaacaaattaaaagagcattttttttattatcgcGTACGTTAAAAAattgttctatttattttaaaaaatactaaaaatggTATTTActctaatttctattttttttaaaaaaaatactaaa
Coding sequences within it:
- the LOC122015567 gene encoding cyclin-dependent kinase G-2-like isoform X1, whose protein sequence is MAAGRHSGFRDLEFWDREADVELSGRKDYYRDRLHDGGLRGYEGRGDQDLRDRIGVAQRGTKNKEVINGSHHTLYSSNSSEGSKNSQKMKRHSGKDVDRETGELSSGSGSDDAQAPISKIQENVSQNQDNENYSMDSKKRKFSPIIWDRDDTKRSTVATSSSKNTRIDNDTLPPPPPRPQGFVPPYSLDDVLPSAKSSSPFDSVAPVEPSQYFLASTNQEENLVDDFEDEPMPAQSISFSRWADGNSSFDDGGENFKVDVVTKRKKSSPLSGSAGQHLHKKMGTPKLVEVNMAEISGVTLAKLSDSREHENHDGDAELGINDDMDVDHVGSNGSSSNQISETDSEDEDQKSETPDPAQPPIRCINMLQGCRSVDVFERLNKIDEGTYGVVYRAKDKKTGEIVALKKVKMEKETEGFPLTALREINVLLSFHHPSVVDVKEVVVGSSLDKIFMVMEYMEHDLKALMETMKQPFSQSEVKCLMLQLFSGVNYLHDNWVLHRDLKTSNLLLNNRGELKICDFGLARQYGSPLKPYSPLVVTLWYRAPELLLGAKEYSTAIDMWSLGCIMAELLAKEPLFNGKSEHDQLDKIFRTLGTPNEKIWPGIAKLPGAKVNFVKQPYNKLREKFPPTSFFGRPTLSEAGFDLLNRLLTYDPEKRITAEAAQNHPWFQEVPLPKSKDFMPTFPAQHAQDRRQRRIMKSPDPLAEQRKKELQLGDLGLSTLFG
- the LOC122015567 gene encoding cyclin-dependent kinase G-2-like isoform X2; the encoded protein is MKRHSGKDVDRETGELSSGSGSDDAQAPISKIQENVSQNQDNENYSMDSKKRKFSPIIWDRDDTKRSTVATSSSKNTRIDNDTLPPPPPRPQGFVPPYSLDDVLPSAKSSSPFDSVAPVEPSQYFLASTNQEENLVDDFEDEPMPAQSISFSRWADGNSSFDDGGENFKVDVVTKRKKSSPLSGSAGQHLHKKMGTPKLVEVNMAEISGVTLAKLSDSREHENHDGDAELGINDDMDVDHVGSNGSSSNQISETDSEDEDQKSETPDPAQPPIRCINMLQGCRSVDVFERLNKIDEGTYGVVYRAKDKKTGEIVALKKVKMEKETEGFPLTALREINVLLSFHHPSVVDVKEVVVGSSLDKIFMVMEYMEHDLKALMETMKQPFSQSEVKCLMLQLFSGVNYLHDNWVLHRDLKTSNLLLNNRGELKICDFGLARQYGSPLKPYSPLVVTLWYRAPELLLGAKEYSTAIDMWSLGCIMAELLAKEPLFNGKSEHDQLDKIFRTLGTPNEKIWPGIAKLPGAKVNFVKQPYNKLREKFPPTSFFGRPTLSEAGFDLLNRLLTYDPEKRITAEAAQNHPWFQEVPLPKSKDFMPTFPAQHAQDRRQRRIMKSPDPLAEQRKKELQLGDLGLSTLFG